Below is a genomic region from Triticum dicoccoides isolate Atlit2015 ecotype Zavitan chromosome 5A, WEW_v2.0, whole genome shotgun sequence.
CGAAAAGTTTGGAATATTACTAACCTGGTCGTTTAGTTACCAAGACaatggagattcacatgcaaattatTGATGGGAGATTGATTGGGGTCCTTTGCTCTGCATTTTCAGAAACTCTGCAGGAAGCTGGTGCACATCAGTGTTGGGCTGGTATATTTCCTGATGTGGCCTTTGTTCAGGTAAACCAGAGCACCAACGAACAAAGGTCTTCATTTCATTTGGCATAAACTCTGCGCATTACCTTTCTAACATCTCTTCCCCATTGCAGTGCAGATGATGTCTATGCTCCATTTCTTGCTTCAATTGTCATTGCGCTCAATATCATAAAGGTAATCTTGATTGGATCTGGTGTAGTTAAAGATGACGGCGTGGTTAACTCGATGACAAGAAATGGAGACTACAGGTAGCCTCTGTTTTCCCCCATCTGTGTTACTGTATTGCCGCGACAGTATGAACTGACTATCTTCATCGTTTCTCCATTGTTTCTAGAGAGCTTCTCAAAGGCCCACTCTATTACGCGTGTACTATAACCCTCACTACCGTAATCTTTTGGAGGACGTCTCCCatttcgattgctgtgatttgcaacTTGTGCGCGGGGGACGGTACTAGTTCTTTCTCATGCAATTACAGTTTTTGTCCGGCACTACTACGCTCTCCTTTGATTCTTCGAGCGAAGGTTTCAGAAAACAGCATGACACTATGCATGCTGCTTCTTTCAGGTGTGGCTGACATAGCCGGGAGGCGGTTCGGGCATGTGAAGCTCCCTCACAACCCCGACAAATCCTATGCCGGAAGCATCGCAATGTTCTTCGCCGGCTTCGTCGCATCGATCCTGTAAGCAACAAGATATGCACACATCCTACTTGACCCTGAAGCCTGAAGTCATCTCTTGTTTTACAGTCTGAAAGACCGAGACTAATACTGAATGTGGTATGCCTGCAGTTTCATGTGCTACTTCCACCTTTTCGGATTCGTGGAGCAGAGCTGGACCATGGTCGCTGCCTTTGGCGTCACGTCGCTTGCAGCGGCGATTGTCGAGTCACTCCCGGTCAGCACGCTCTTGGACGATAACCTGACGACTCCAATCGCGTCGGCGCTCGTCGGCAGCCTGGTTTTCTACTatgttggtggtggtggcggtgccgGAAGCGGCGACGGGACCAGCATCTCGGCGACTGCTGCGATGGTCTTTGCAGGCAGTAGCTATTACAGTGAGGGCTAAGGAGAAGTTGCAGTGAATTGGAAGGCTTTGGTGGTGTGATGATACTGCAATGAGTTGCAGTAGTTGAGATGGTTTTTGCAGGCTGTTACTGGGTGTTGGTTAATCCGGTCTGTGTCTCTGTTAAATTTGGTTTGACAGTGTCATTGTGTGAGCAGCATTGTTCGAAGTTCTGAATAACATTTGTAGACAGGGTAAAATGTGACACTCCGGGAGCGGCACTATACCGTAGATACCTCCGCTAGCAAATGTACGGCAGGTATTATAAAATTGGGTGACCAATGGGCTTTTCGGGATGAACGACCAATCGCACCGTTCCACCCCGCCCCCAGCCAGCACATAGCGACCCCACCGACGAAGATGCCCACTGGTCTCCCTTCAAAAAAAAGAAGATGCCCACTGGTCATACACGCGTGAAAGAAACAACAAGATGAAACAGACAATAAATATCCAACAGAGGAGGAGAGCCAAGGTGGGATTTTTACTACGGTCTAACGGCTACGAACGGCCTAATCGGGGGAGCATGCTAGAGGCAAGTTGGCTAGAGTCCTTATAGGTTAGAATAGCACTACAAAATAACTGCAAAAATGTATATACAACAAGTCTCGAAAAATCAAATTAACAAAATAATGCAATAAAAGGGTTTTATGATCAAATTGCAACTCTCACAACAGAAGCAAAATGTATTCCTTACACAAGTAAAATTTAACAAATATCTTAAGAAGGCTAAGGAAAAGCAGATGGCGTCTATAACCCTTTTAAACCGAGTGTGTGAGAGAACCATAGCAAATGCCTTAAGAAGGCCAGGGAAAAGCACATACACTCCTACCAAGGCCGTCTTTCGTTTTGGACTCCAGCACAATTCTACACCAGTACGAGCGACCACGCTTGTACCAGAGGCCGCCTTTTTCTTTGGACTTCGAAGAACATCGGTTCAGTATGAGCTTCGGTACGAACCTCCACGCTCGTACCGCACACTGTCTTTTCTCCTGGACTCGGCGATCTGCTGCGGAGGTATTGTACGACCCCAGGTAAGAGCGCCTCGCTCATACCCGAGGCCGTCTTTTTTTATAACCTTTGGTCATTTCGTGTTAGTAGCTTTTGAAAAAATGCTCGCATTTAGGCAGCGGCATGACCACGTGCTCATACAAAGCCATGTCTTTTTCTCGGATTCTTCTATGATCATCCGATTTAGTTCCGATTTGTTTTGATCTCCTCCTAACGTCCTCCTCAAGCCTAATATCCGGAATTCTAGGGTTTGTAGCCCTTTATAAGAGCAAGGGAGTCACACCCTTGACTCATTATCCATCTAATCGTCACCTCTTTATTCATCTTGTCCAGCAGACATTACTTTACAAGATCAAGAAGGCATCAGTTTCCATAGCTTCCAATGATGCTCAAGGCACATCCATCAGCGATAAGGGATCTTCCTCGAGCTCTTCATCAAGCAAGATCATACCGCTCAAAGAttgggaggacatgacccagaggAGCTGGGAAGAACTCCGAAGGATGGGTGCCCAAGAGGAGAAGCCAGAGGAGGtgaagctcgaggaagaagaggaaagaatAGAAGAGAAGAAAGACATGCACCCTTCGAACACCTACAAGTACAACAAACAAGGATCTCTTCCTAAATCTCTGCAGGGCTCGCA
It encodes:
- the LOC119301004 gene encoding probable phytol kinase 2, chloroplastic, which translates into the protein MIVQLSRSSCLQEPQICEERVELCESVCELRGASVGGSMWPESPPLRDAGAAVLTGCVAMAVLRFWEEVGNRALLDQKLCRKLVHISVGLVYFLMWPLFSADDVYAPFLASIVIALNIIKVILIGSGVVKDDGVVNSMTRNGDYRELLKGPLYYACTITLTTVIFWRTSPISIAVICNLCAGDGVADIAGRRFGHVKLPHNPDKSYAGSIAMFFAGFVASILFMCYFHLFGFVEQSWTMVAAFGVTSLAAAIVESLPVSTLLDDNLTTPIASALVGSLVFYYVGGGGGAGSGDGTSISATAAMVFAGSSYYSEG